The genomic segment CGGTAACCTGCTCGTTGATCAACAGAGGTACAACGATAACAGACTTCAACGGACACTTTTTATCAAAACATTCTATAGCACTTTTCTCATGAGCAACCATAAAGCGTCCTTCCTGTATGGCCCTCTTTGTAAGTCTTGTACGAATGTGTCCACCTGTTTTATGATGGTCCTTTCCTGCACCGACAAAGGCTAGTATTTTTTCATTATCTGTTAAAGATACTGCTGCTACTTTCGTTGATTCATGAATAATCTTTGCTGTTTTTTCTGCTGACACAAAATTTAAGCCTTTTCTGAAATAAGGTAATGTTTTCGTCGCTATGGATAGAGCAAGCTGTGCTTTCATTGCACCCGCCTTCTCTTTTTCATCATAAATCTGTTGGATTAGTAATATAAAGGCACCCGTTCCTAATGAATTAATAAAAGTCATTGGTATAAATATAATTTCTACTAGAAGAAGAGCTTGATCAAATGGTCTTGCTACTAATAGAATAACGCCCATTTGCAATGTCTCAATGATAGCAGCTACTAAAGCTGCAAATAACCATTTATCCTGTTTATGATCCACATATTTTTTAGCATAACCAGCTATAACACCACCCAGAATGGTTGATATCCCACATGCTATAGCTGTAAATCGCCCTGTTGTAATTAGCATACGATGAATACCTGCTATTAACCCAGCTCCTATCCCTACAAATGGTCCGCCTAAAAGACCTGCTACCACAACACCGATAGACCTGCTATTGGCAATAGCATCATTAATTGGAACACCAGCATAAGTTCCTCCAATGCCTACTAAACCAAATACTACTGCAAATAGAACTTTATCGTAAAGTGTTAAATTCTCTTTTAATATATAATTCTTAAAAAATCTTGATCTCGATAATATAAATGCTGCCAAAACAATAATCCCCAGTTGATTAAGCAGCCCCTTTAATATAACTAAAATCATAAGCAAACCCCTTTAATGACTATCTTAAATACTCTATCTTTATAATAATACAAAAACCGATATAAATTCAAGTTATAAAGAATAAAAGTATCTATACCAAGACTTACCAAGAAAGCTTGTATGCTCTAACTATACCAAAAAAAGTGGCTGGCATAAGCCAACCACTTTCTTTATATAAATTTTAATACAATCCGTTACTATCTGTTGTTGATTACCGCTTGAGCAGCAGCTAAACGAGCAATTGGTACACGGAATGGAGAACAAGATACATAATTTAATCCAGCTTTGTAGCAGAATTCGATTGATGCAGGATCTCCACCATGCTCACCACAGATACCTAATTTGATGTCTGGGCGAGTTGCTTTACCTTTTGTAGCAGCCATTTCTACTAATTGACCAACACCTGTTTGGTCTAATTTAGCGAATGGATCTGATTCAAATACTTGCTTCTCATAGTAATCATCTAAGAAGTTACCAGCATCATCACGTGAGAAACCAAATGTCATTTGAGTTAAGTCATTAGTACCAAATGAGAAGAACTCAGCTTCTTCAGCGATTTGATCAGCTGTTAAAGCAGCACGAGGAATCTCGATCATTGTACCAACTGTGTAATCTAATGCAACGTCAGCAGCAGCGATTACTTCATCTACAGTCTTAACAACAATAGATTTAACGTAAGCTAACTCTTTAACTTCTCCAACTAATGGAATCATGATTTCAGGAACGATATCATAACCTTTAGATTTTTTCACTTCAATAGCAGCTTCAGCGATAGCTCTTGCTTGCATTTCAGCGATTTCTGGGTAAGTTACTGCTAAACGACATCCTCTATGACCAAGCATTGGGTTGAATTCATGTAAGCTTTCAACTTTAGCTTTTAAATCTTCAAAAGTTACACCCATATCTTTAGCTAATGCTTCGATATCAGCATCTTCATGAGGTAAGAACTCATGTAATGGTGGGTCAAGTAGACGTACTGTCATTGGCTTACCTTCTAATACTTCATACATGCCAGCGAAGTCGCCTCTTTGTAATGGAAGTAATTCATCAAGGTAAGTTCTTCTCTCAGCTTCATCTTTAGCTAAGATCATTTTTCTAACTTTAGCAATTCTGTCTTCTTCAAAGAACATATGCTCAGTACGGCAAAGACCGATACCTTCAGCACCGAACTCTACAGCGTTCTTAGCATCTCTTGGGTTATCAGCGTTTGTTCTAACTTTAAGAGTTCTAACTTTATCAGCCCAAGCCATGAATTTAGCAAAGTCACCACTAATTTCTGGTTCAACAGTATTAATGTCTTCAATGTACACATTACCAGTAGAACCGTCTAATGAAATATAGTCGCCTTCTTTAACTGTTTGACCGTCAACTGTGAAAGTCTTAGCTTCTTCGTCAATTTTGATATCGCCACAACCACATACACAACAAGTACCCATACCACGAGCAACAACAGCTGCATGAGATGTCATACCACCACGTACTGTTAAGATACCTTCTGATGCGTACATACCTTCAATATCTTCTGGAGAAGTTTCAAGTCTTACTAAAACTACTCTCTTTTCACCATTAGCTTTTGCAGCAGCAGCATCTTCAGCAGTGAAGAATACTTTACCAGCAGCAGCACCCGGAGAAGCAGGTAAACCTTTAGCAACAACTTTTGCAGCTTTTAAAGAAGCAACATCGAAGTTAGGATGTAATAATTGATCTAATTGCTTAGGATCAACTTTCATTACAGCTTCTTCTTCAGTAATTAAACCTTCTTCTACTAAATCAACAGCAATTTTTAAAGCTGCAGCAGCAGTTCTTTTACCATTACGAGTTTGTAAGAAGTATAATTTCTTATCTTCAATAGTGAACTCCATATCTTGCATATCACGGTAGTGATTTTCTAATTGACCAGCAATAGACATGAATTGCTCATAAACTTCTGGCATATCTTCTTCTAATTTAGAGATAGGTTGCGGAGTACGGATACCAGCAACAACGTCTTCACCTTGAGCGTTGATTAGGTACTCACCATACATACCATTTTCACCTGTTGCAGGGTTTCTTGTGAAAGCAACACCTGTACCAGACGTATCACCCATGTTACCGAATACCATAGATTGAACGTTTACTGCAGTACCCCATCTACCTGGAATATCGTTCATTCTTCTGTATACGATGGCACGTGGGTTGTCCCAAGAACGGAATACAGCTGTAACAGCTTCCATTAATTGAGATTGTGGTTCTTGAGGGAAGTCTTCACCTTTTTCCTCTTTATATAAAGCTTTGAATTCTGCAACAACGTCTTTTAAATCATCAGCTGTTAAATCTGTATCAAATTCAACACCTTTTTTCTCTTTGATTTCATCTAAAACTCTTTCGAATTTAGATTTAGGAATTTCCATAACAACGTCAGAGAACATTTGGATGAATCTTCTGTATGAATCGTAAGCGAATCTTGGGTTGCCAGTTGCATTAGCAAAACCTTCAACTGCTACATCATTTAAACCTAAGTTTAAGATTGTGTCCATCATACCAGGCATAGATACTCTTGCACCAGAACGTACAGATAATAATAATGGCTTCTCAGTGTCACCGAATTTCTTACCTGTAATTTTTTCAGTTTCTGCTAAAGCATCTTCGATTTGTTTAACGATATCTTCAGCAATCACCTTATCGTTATCATAGTAGTTTACACATGCTTCTGTTGATACAGTGAAACCTTGTGGAATTGGTAATCCAAGTTTTGTCATTTCAGCTAAGTTAGCACCTTTACCACCAAGAAGGTTCTTCATTGATGCGTCAGCTTCATTAAATAGATAAACCCATTTCTTGCTCATTAATTTACCTCCTATATATAATAAAAATTTATATATGTCATAGAATAGTTTGGTTAGTGATTCAACCTCTCATCTGGGACAATGGAAATTGGCATAAACCGTCTATTCTAAACTCGCTTTTAATTATAACATAAAAAACAGAAAATAATAGGGTTTTTTAAAAGAATGTTTGATGTTTTTATTGTTTGTAAAATTTCTAATAAAAATCATAAAACCATTCAAATATTTTGTTAGTTTTATACAATCTGTAACATGTTTTTTACACTATTCTGCCATTTTTTCTTCCATATAATTTTAAAATTCATTCATATTCTACCATTTTTTCTTGATATTTAAACCAAGAAACCTAGTAAAATATGTTATAAATTTTTTATCATTCTACTCTCAAGTGTTGTTACACTATTACAAAGAAGGGATAATACTACTAGTTCAAAGAAGCTTCCAACAAAAAAAAGTGATCTTTCGTCAGAAAAATCACTTCAATATATTACTTTTCATATC from the Vallitalea okinawensis genome contains:
- the ppdK gene encoding pyruvate, phosphate dikinase, with product MSKKWVYLFNEADASMKNLLGGKGANLAEMTKLGLPIPQGFTVSTEACVNYYDNDKVIAEDIVKQIEDALAETEKITGKKFGDTEKPLLLSVRSGARVSMPGMMDTILNLGLNDVAVEGFANATGNPRFAYDSYRRFIQMFSDVVMEIPKSKFERVLDEIKEKKGVEFDTDLTADDLKDVVAEFKALYKEEKGEDFPQEPQSQLMEAVTAVFRSWDNPRAIVYRRMNDIPGRWGTAVNVQSMVFGNMGDTSGTGVAFTRNPATGENGMYGEYLINAQGEDVVAGIRTPQPISKLEEDMPEVYEQFMSIAGQLENHYRDMQDMEFTIEDKKLYFLQTRNGKRTAAAALKIAVDLVEEGLITEEEAVMKVDPKQLDQLLHPNFDVASLKAAKVVAKGLPASPGAAAGKVFFTAEDAAAAKANGEKRVVLVRLETSPEDIEGMYASEGILTVRGGMTSHAAVVARGMGTCCVCGCGDIKIDEEAKTFTVDGQTVKEGDYISLDGSTGNVYIEDINTVEPEISGDFAKFMAWADKVRTLKVRTNADNPRDAKNAVEFGAEGIGLCRTEHMFFEEDRIAKVRKMILAKDEAERRTYLDELLPLQRGDFAGMYEVLEGKPMTVRLLDPPLHEFLPHEDADIEALAKDMGVTFEDLKAKVESLHEFNPMLGHRGCRLAVTYPEIAEMQARAIAEAAIEVKKSKGYDIVPEIMIPLVGEVKELAYVKSIVVKTVDEVIAAADVALDYTVGTMIEIPRAALTADQIAEEAEFFSFGTNDLTQMTFGFSRDDAGNFLDDYYEKQVFESDPFAKLDQTGVGQLVEMAATKGKATRPDIKLGICGEHGGDPASIEFCYKAGLNYVSCSPFRVPIARLAAAQAVINNR
- a CDS encoding sensor histidine kinase, which encodes MILVILKGLLNQLGIIVLAAFILSRSRFFKNYILKENLTLYDKVLFAVVFGLVGIGGTYAGVPINDAIANSRSIGVVVAGLLGGPFVGIGAGLIAGIHRMLITTGRFTAIACGISTILGGVIAGYAKKYVDHKQDKWLFAALVAAIIETLQMGVILLVARPFDQALLLVEIIFIPMTFINSLGTGAFILLIQQIYDEKEKAGAMKAQLALSIATKTLPYFRKGLNFVSAEKTAKIIHESTKVAAVSLTDNEKILAFVGAGKDHHKTGGHIRTRLTKRAIQEGRFMVAHEKSAIECFDKKCPLKSVIVVPLLINEQVTGTLKLYKKVENSITSSDVELAKGLGHLFSTQLELSQLDYQNKLLSKAELKALQAQIQPHFLFNALNTIVSFCRTDPSKARELLLKLSYYLRTNFKNIGDYIPIKKELEYVKAFLYIEKARFGERLVVKFEEDGDINCNIPPLILQPIVENALKHGLLPKKTGGSVVIRVARRDDHVKITVIDDGVGMSKDEVRCLLDHQCKKEGIGVSNVHKRLESIYGQGLHIESNEGQGTKVSMIIPVVK